The Peromyscus eremicus chromosome 8b, PerEre_H2_v1, whole genome shotgun sequence genome contains a region encoding:
- the Raet1e gene encoding retinoic acid early transcript 1E: protein MTFCFLFGPHLHVSLTDTHSLSCNVIIKTHTTPGHPWCEGHCSMDRESFLQYDNDNKATPLGDLGKTAHATHMWTDFVQELEYLWQELRKMLANTNLRKTKIRGHPTLQTIMLSQLEQGQIVGASWRFNISGKYFFILNTMNMSWIPISLDARGIMNEWKDDEDLTMNLKTFIANFRPWFNDLLKLPWERTRSTSRAPDTNQLPSAAQHPSTSQFHNEKVFIPVAAVIVIIFLLTIGILVKCCPQVDRNLQLPMNCSINCYKPQRKERPVEPSGEFPNQATKMLSQEDEPKT from the exons ATGACTTTCTGCTTCTTGTTTGGACCTCACCTGCATGTTTCTCTCACAGATACACACTCTCTTAGTTGCAACGTCATTATTAAGACTCATACCACACCTGGACATCCCTGGTGTGAAGGACATTGTTCAATGGATAGAGAATCTTTCCTTCAGTATGATAATGACAACAAAGCCACGCCTTTGGGTGATCTGGGAAAGACAGCACATGCCACTCATATGTGGACAGATTTTGTACAAGAGCTGGAATACTTGTGGCAAGAGCTCAGGAAGATGCTGGCTAACACCAATCTGAGGAAAACCAAGATCCGTG GTCACCCCACTTTACAGACCATCATGCTTTCTCAGCTTGAACAAGGACAAATCGTTGGTGCCTCCTGGCGATTTAACATCAGTGGAAAGTACTTCTTCATCCTGAACACAATGAATATGAGCTGGATACCGATTAGTCTGGATGCCAGAGGTATCATGAATGAATGGAAGGATGATGAGGATCTAACCATGAATCTGAAGACCTTCATAGCAAATTTCAGGCCCTGGTTCAACGATCTCTTAAAGCTCCCCTGGGAAAGGACAA gatcAACATCAAGGGCCCCAGATACCAACCAGCTTCCATCTGCCGCCCAGCATCCATCTACCAGTCAATTTCACAATGAGAAAGTGTTTATCCCTGTGGCAGCAGTCATTGTCATCATCTTCCTTTTGACTATTGGCATATTAGTGAAATGTTGTCCCCAAGTAG ACAGAAATCTTCAGCTGCCCATGAACTGTTCCATCAATTGCTACAAACCACAGAGGAAAGAGAGGCCCGTGGAGCCAAGTGGAGAGTTCCCCAACCAGGCCACCAAAATGTTGTCCCAGGAGGATGAGCCCAAGACATGA